Proteins found in one Sphaeramia orbicularis chromosome 8, fSphaOr1.1, whole genome shotgun sequence genomic segment:
- the LOC115424553 gene encoding gastrula zinc finger protein XlCGF57.1-like yields the protein MDEGHTCDQCGKTLTDMKGLKRHLRTHTGDRPYDCDQCGKTFTRMNDLKTHLRIHTGERPYECDQCGKTFTRMGNLKTHLRTHSGEKPFECDQCGKTFTHMHVLKTHRHVHSGEKPYECDHCGKTFTQMNGLKTHLRTHTGERPFDCYQCGKTFTRMNILQRHIRIHSGERPYECDQCGKTFTQIVNLNTHLRIHTGERPYDCSQCGKTFTRMNSLEKHQRIHSGERPYECDQCGKTFTQIENFQTHLRIHSGERPYNCDQCGKTFTYMRSLKTHLSVHSGARPYGCYQCGKTFIQIDNLKMHLRIHSGERPYYCDQCGKTFTNMRSLKTHLRIHSGEKPYGCYQCGKTFTHIRSLKMHLRIHSGERPYDCDQCGNTFTEMSGLKTHVCIRTEETHQNNLSVTDGKKDTCHSLLSHVISTDVNHQCLDHKVLQNQMTRTNAESEAALPTSFD from the coding sequence atggatgaaGGAcacacctgtgaccagtgtgggaagactttgaCTGACATGAAGGGCCTTAAGAGACACCTACGCACCCACACTGGAGatagaccatatgactgtgaccagtgtgggaagactttcaccagaatgaATGACCTTAAGACACAtctacgcatccacactggagaaagaccatatgagtgtgaccagtgtgggaagactttcaccagaatgGGTAACCTTAAGACACACCTTCGCACCCATAGCGGAGAAAAACCAtttgagtgtgaccagtgtgggaagactttcacacaCATGCATGTCCTTAAGACACACAGACACGTCCACAgcggagaaaaaccatatgagtgtgaccattgtgggaagactttcacccaaatgaaTGGGCTTAAGACACACTTACGCACCcatactggagaaagaccatttgACTGTTACCaatgtggaaagactttcaccagaatgaATATTCTTCAGAGACACATACGCATCCACagcggagaaagaccatatgagtgtgaccagtgtgggaaaactttcacccAAATAGTTAACCTTAACACACACCTacgtatccacactggagaaagaccatatgattgtagccagtgtggaaagactttcaccagaatgaATAGCCTTGAGaagcaccaacgcatccacagcggagaaagaccatatgaatgtgaccagtgCGGGAAGACTTTCACTCAAATAGAGAACTTTcagacacacctacgcatccacagcggagaaagaccatataattgtgaccagtgtgggaaaactttcacTTACATGAGAAGCCTTAAGACACATCTAAGTGTCCACAGCGGAGCAAGACCATATGGTTgttaccagtgtgggaagactttcattcAAATAGATAATCTTAAGATGCACTTACGCattcacagtggagaaagaccatattactgtgaccagtgtgggaagactttcaccaacaTGAGAAGCCTTAAGACGCATCTACGCATTCAcagtggagaaaaaccatatggttgttaccagtgtgggaagacgttCACCCACATTAGAAGCCTTAAGAtgcacctacgcatccacagcggggaaagaccatatgactgtgaccagtgtgggaataCTTTCACCGAAATGAGTGGGCTTAAGACACATGTATGCATTCGTACAGAagaaacacatcaaaacaatttGAGTGTTACTGATGGGAAAAAAGATACCTGCCATTCGCTGCTCTCTCATGTCATCAGTACAGATGTGAATCATCAATGTCTGGACCATAAAGTACTTCAGAATCAGATGACAAGAACAAATGCAGAGTCTGAAGCAGCACTACCGACTTCTTTTGACTAG
- the LOC115424550 gene encoding zinc finger protein 658B-like isoform X2, translating to MDGGLVCDQCGKTFTDMRSLTIHLCIHTGERPNSCDQCGKTFTVISDLKTHLRIHSGERPYECDQCGKTFTTMTHLKTHLRIHTGERPYECDECGRTFTHQSSLNTHLRIHTGDKPYECDQCGKTFTQHSHLNDHLRIHSGDKPYGCDQCGKTFTQHSHLNRHLCIHRRQKPYECDQCGKTFTQHAHLSTHLRIHRGDKPYECDQCGKTLADMVGLKKHLRIHNGEKPNECDQCGKTFTVIGNLKTHLRIHSGERPYECDQCGKTFTTMTHLKTHLRIHSGERPYECDECGKTFTHQSSLHTHLRIHSGDKSHECDQCGKTFAHNSNLTRHLRIHRGDKPYECDQCAKTFTYRSSLHTHLRIHRGHKPYECDRCGKTFTYRSSLKAHLRVHSEVKQYYCDQCGKTFAHRSSLDAHLCTHRGDKAYECDQCGKTFTDHSNLKRHLRIHTGDKAYECDQCGKTFTHHSSLSRHLRIHSGDKPYECDECGKTFTQHSHLNRHLRVHSGDKPYECDQCGKTFTQHSHLNTHLRIHRGDKPYECDQCGKTFTQHSHLNIHLRLHRASTEENETKSTSAS from the coding sequence atggatggaggACTcgtctgtgaccagtgtgggaagactttcactgaCATGAGAAGCCTGACGATACACTtatgcatccacactggagagagaccAAATtcatgtgaccagtgtgggaagactttcacagTCATAAGTGATCTTAAGACACATCTCCGCATCCACagcggagaaagaccatatgagtgtgaccagtgtgggaagactttcaccacaatGACTCAccttaagacacacctacgcatccacactggagaaagaccatatgagtgtgacgaGTGTGGGAGGACTTTCACCCATCAGTCTAGCCTTAacacacacctacgcatccacactggagataaaccatatgagtgtgaccagtgtgggaagactttcacccaacaCTCTCACCTTAACGaccacctacgcatccacagtggagataAACCATAtgggtgtgaccagtgtgggaagactttcacccaacaTTCTCACCTTAACAGACACCTATGCATCCACAGAAGACagaaaccatatgagtgtgaccagtgtgggaagactttcacccaacaCGCTCACCTTAGCACACACCTGCGCATCCACAGAGGAGataaaccatatgagtgtgaccagtgtgggaagactttggCTGACATGGTGGGCCTAAAGAAACACTTAAGGATCCACAATGGAGAGAAACCaaatgagtgtgaccagtgtgggaagactttcacagTCATAGGTAACCTGAAGACACATCTACGCATCCACagcggagaaagaccatatgagtgtgaccagtgtgggaagactttcaccacaatGACTCAccttaagacacacctacgcatccacagcggagaaagaccatatgagtgtgacgagtgtgggaagactttcacccatcAGTCTAGCCTTCACACACACCtccgcatccacagtggagataaatcacatgagtgtgaccagtgtgggaagactttcgccCATAACTCTAACCTTACCAGACACCTCCGCATCCACAGAGGAGataaaccatatgagtgtgaccagtgtgcgAAGACTTTCACCTATCGCTCTAGCCTTCACACACATCTACGCATCCACAGAGGACataaaccatatgagtgtgaccggtgtgggaagactttcacctaTCGCTCTAGCCTAAAAGCACACCTGCGTGTCCACAGTGAAGTTAAACAAtattactgtgaccagtgtgggaagactttcgccCATCGCTCTAGCCTTGACGCACACCTATGCACCCACAGAGGAGATAAagcatatgagtgtgaccagtgtgggaagactttcaccgatCACTCTAACCTTAAGAGGCACCtacgcattcacactggagataaagcatatgagtgtgaccagtgtgggaagactttcacccatcACTCTAGCCTTAGcagacacctacgcatccacagtggagataAACCGTATGAGTGTGAcgagtgtgggaagactttcacccaacaCTCTCACCTTAACAGACACCTACGCGTCCACAGTGGAGATAAAccttatgagtgtgaccagtgtgggaagactttcacccagcaCTCTCACCTTAACACACACCTGCGCATCCACAGAGGAGataaaccatatgagtgtgaccagtgtgggaagactttcacccagcaCTCTCACCTTAACATACACCTACGCCTCCACAGGGCATCCACAGAGGAGAATGAGACAAAAAGTACCTCGGCATCATGA